From a region of the Tenggerimyces flavus genome:
- a CDS encoding helix-turn-helix transcriptional regulator: MNKTERMYAVVEELRAVAPRARSASWLAERFEVSVRTIERDLSALQQAGVPIWATNGRRGGYSVDAAMTLPPLNFTPAEAVAMVAALALAGPTPWSDAARSGLAKIAAAMSDADRRSAGELVQRVLVPEQADAGGGIPGIVGQALAERRVLEIDYTDIKDAVTSRVIEPTGFVSVNDAWYVIGWCRLREAYRVFRMDRISAAVARMERAPERPPVDPHGDIPTTVRALSM, translated from the coding sequence GTGAACAAGACCGAGCGCATGTACGCCGTGGTGGAGGAGCTGCGTGCCGTGGCGCCGCGCGCTCGCAGCGCCTCCTGGCTGGCGGAGCGCTTCGAGGTGTCCGTACGCACGATCGAGCGCGACCTGTCGGCCCTGCAGCAGGCGGGCGTGCCGATCTGGGCGACGAACGGGCGGCGCGGCGGCTACTCGGTCGACGCGGCGATGACGCTGCCACCGTTGAACTTCACGCCCGCCGAGGCGGTCGCGATGGTCGCGGCGTTGGCCCTGGCCGGCCCGACGCCCTGGTCGGACGCGGCCCGCAGCGGGCTGGCGAAGATCGCGGCGGCGATGTCGGACGCGGACCGGCGTTCGGCGGGCGAGCTCGTGCAGCGCGTCCTGGTTCCCGAGCAGGCCGACGCCGGCGGCGGCATCCCGGGGATCGTCGGGCAGGCGCTGGCCGAGCGGCGGGTGCTCGAGATCGACTACACCGACATCAAGGACGCCGTGACCAGCCGGGTGATCGAGCCGACGGGCTTCGTCTCGGTCAACGACGCCTGGTACGTGATCGGCTGGTGCCGGCTGCGAGAGGCGTACCGGGTGTTCCGGATGGACCGGATCAGCGCGGCGGTGGCCCGGATGGAACGAGCGCCGGAACGCCCGCCGGTGGACCCGCACGGTGACATTCCCACCACCGTGCGGGCCCTTTCCATGTGA
- a CDS encoding ferredoxin: MRLEVDRDVCIGSGNCVLTAPDIFDQDDDGVVTLLVADPDADSDTRIREAVERCPSGALAMVQREPAR, encoded by the coding sequence ATGCGTCTCGAGGTCGATCGCGATGTCTGCATCGGGTCCGGCAACTGCGTGTTGACGGCGCCGGACATCTTCGACCAGGACGACGACGGGGTGGTGACGTTGCTCGTCGCCGACCCCGACGCCGACTCTGATACGCGCATTCGTGAAGCCGTCGAACGCTGCCCGTCCGGAGCGCTCGCGATGGTCCAACGCGAGCCGGCGCGCTAG
- a CDS encoding glycerophosphodiester phosphodiesterase produces MKILLRLAIVAGVVALTAGTQSAYAAPTNPWLDLRVLNMAHQGGENEAPSNTMYAFKRAVALGANVLELDVHATSDGELVVTHDATVDRTTEGTGRVRDKTVAQVQALDAAYEFVPDRGTVAGLPPASYPFRGVRTGAVPPPAGYSATDFRVPTLREVLAAFPTVPLNIEIKGTSDTDVASFLRNAGILATVLKAKGRTDVIVVSFNDAAVAQFHQLAPKIPTAPGIVRTLAFVTLGISPPAGTAALQLPVEYGGLKIATPAVVKRAHARGYAVHVWMSGQPESDALYGQLVDMCVDGIMPAFPSRLEAVLDARNVVRPGQPGEDPC; encoded by the coding sequence ATGAAGATCCTTCTGCGGTTGGCGATCGTGGCCGGCGTTGTCGCTCTGACGGCCGGCACCCAGTCCGCGTACGCGGCCCCGACGAACCCCTGGCTCGACCTGCGCGTCCTCAACATGGCCCACCAGGGCGGAGAGAACGAGGCGCCGTCCAACACGATGTACGCGTTCAAGCGCGCCGTCGCGCTCGGCGCGAACGTGCTCGAGCTCGACGTCCACGCGACGTCCGACGGCGAGCTCGTGGTGACCCACGACGCGACCGTCGACCGGACGACCGAGGGCACCGGCCGGGTGCGCGACAAGACCGTGGCCCAGGTGCAGGCGCTGGACGCGGCGTACGAGTTCGTGCCCGACCGCGGCACCGTCGCGGGGCTGCCGCCCGCGTCGTACCCGTTCCGCGGCGTCCGGACAGGCGCGGTCCCGCCGCCGGCCGGCTACAGCGCGACGGACTTCCGCGTGCCGACACTGCGCGAGGTGCTCGCGGCGTTCCCCACCGTGCCGTTGAACATCGAGATCAAGGGCACCAGCGACACCGACGTCGCGTCGTTCCTGCGCAACGCGGGCATCCTCGCGACCGTCCTGAAAGCCAAGGGCCGGACGGACGTGATCGTGGTGTCGTTCAACGACGCGGCGGTCGCTCAGTTCCACCAGCTCGCGCCGAAGATCCCGACCGCGCCGGGGATCGTGCGGACGCTCGCGTTCGTCACGCTGGGCATCTCGCCGCCGGCGGGCACCGCGGCCCTGCAGCTGCCGGTGGAGTACGGCGGACTCAAGATCGCGACGCCCGCGGTGGTCAAGCGGGCGCACGCGAGGGGGTACGCGGTGCACGTGTGGATGAGCGGGCAGCCGGAGTCCGACGCGCTGTACGGCCAACTGGTGGACATGTGCGTCGACGGGATCATGCCGGCGTTCCCCTCCCGGCTGGAGGCGGTGCTCGACGCACGGAACGTCGTGCGGCCCGGGCAGCCTGGCGAGGATCCCTGCTGA
- a CDS encoding TetR/AcrR family transcriptional regulator, protein MNTPVRPLRADAARNAERLMCEARLAFAEPDGADVPLEDIARRAGVGVATLYRRFASKDELIRSILEARYAELVEPVLARAVADDDPWNAMVSALEAALVLTEEEHGTIKAARDPGTVIGALANRFFDELAQLMRQAQSRGLVRADLQPDDIPVLVVMLMNTMHVTPPNGWRRYFALLLDSLRPSSNPLP, encoded by the coding sequence GTGAACACCCCCGTCCGCCCTCTTCGCGCCGACGCCGCGCGCAACGCCGAGCGCCTGATGTGCGAAGCGCGGCTGGCCTTCGCCGAACCGGATGGTGCGGACGTACCCCTGGAAGACATCGCCCGCCGGGCAGGCGTCGGGGTGGCGACGTTGTATCGGCGGTTCGCCTCGAAGGACGAGCTGATCCGTTCGATCCTCGAAGCGCGGTATGCCGAGCTGGTGGAGCCCGTCCTGGCGCGCGCGGTCGCCGACGACGACCCCTGGAACGCGATGGTCTCCGCCTTGGAGGCAGCGTTGGTGCTGACGGAGGAGGAGCACGGCACGATCAAGGCAGCCCGCGACCCCGGAACGGTCATCGGCGCGCTGGCGAACCGCTTCTTCGACGAACTGGCTCAACTGATGCGCCAAGCCCAGTCCCGCGGCCTCGTACGGGCCGACCTCCAGCCGGACGACATCCCGGTCCTGGTGGTGATGCTGATGAACACCATGCACGTCACACCCCCCAACGGCTGGCGCCGCTACTTCGCCCTCCTCCTCGACAGCCTCCGCCCCTCGTCAAACCCCCTGCCCTGA
- a CDS encoding cytochrome P450, whose protein sequence is MTETPTLPVHLRRDGYEPIPELAKLREEQPVSPAEMLNGGTGWLVTRYDDVRHVLSDVENFSNRWEPSETGGDGSGFLLGYDPPDHTSLRKLLTGEFTVRRLRRLEPRINAIIAEHLDKMEQTGPPADLVEAFALPIPSLVICELLGVPYADRADFQRRSNIRLDLSLPLDYRMEVEAEGLEYMANLVAEQRRDPGEDMIGMLIREHGDAITDRELSGLADLLLLAGHETTSNMLGLGTLLLLQNPEQLAFARDPRNIDQAVEEMLRYLSIVRTVIPRLARTDVELGGQQISAGDVVVCSVPAANRDPVLDPRADEFDVSRKIAAHLAFGHGLHHCLGAPLARMEMRLAFPALFERFPTLRLGIPVENVKYRAFSFVFGVAELPLEW, encoded by the coding sequence ATGACCGAGACTCCGACGCTCCCCGTCCACCTCCGCCGAGACGGCTACGAACCCATCCCCGAGCTCGCCAAGCTCCGCGAGGAGCAACCCGTCTCACCCGCGGAGATGCTGAACGGCGGCACCGGCTGGCTGGTCACGAGGTACGACGACGTCCGCCACGTGCTGAGCGACGTCGAGAACTTCAGCAACCGCTGGGAGCCCTCGGAGACCGGCGGCGACGGCTCGGGCTTCCTGCTCGGCTACGACCCGCCCGACCACACCTCGCTGCGCAAGCTCCTCACCGGCGAGTTCACGGTCCGCAGACTGCGACGCCTCGAGCCGCGCATCAACGCGATCATCGCCGAGCACTTGGACAAGATGGAGCAGACCGGCCCGCCCGCCGACCTGGTCGAGGCGTTCGCGCTGCCCATCCCGTCGCTGGTCATCTGCGAGCTACTCGGCGTCCCGTACGCGGACCGCGCCGACTTCCAACGCCGGAGCAACATCCGGCTCGACCTGTCGCTCCCGCTCGACTACCGCATGGAGGTCGAGGCGGAAGGCCTGGAGTACATGGCCAACCTCGTCGCCGAGCAGCGGCGGGACCCCGGCGAGGACATGATCGGCATGCTCATCCGCGAGCACGGCGACGCCATCACCGACCGCGAGCTGTCCGGTCTCGCCGACCTCCTGCTGCTCGCCGGGCACGAGACGACGTCGAATATGCTGGGCCTCGGAACCCTTCTGCTGTTGCAGAATCCCGAACAACTCGCCTTCGCAAGGGATCCCCGCAACATCGACCAGGCCGTGGAGGAGATGCTCCGCTACCTGTCGATCGTCCGTACGGTGATCCCGCGCCTCGCCAGGACCGACGTCGAGCTCGGCGGCCAGCAGATCTCCGCCGGCGACGTCGTCGTCTGCTCGGTTCCCGCCGCCAACCGCGACCCTGTGCTCGACCCGCGCGCGGACGAGTTCGACGTGTCGCGCAAGATCGCGGCGCATCTCGCGTTCGGCCACGGCCTGCACCACTGCCTCGGCGCGCCACTGGCGCGGATGGAGATGCGGCTGGCGTTCCCGGCACTGTTCGAACGGTTCCCCACGCTGCGGTTGGGGATCCCGGTGGAGAACGTGAAGTACCGCGCGTTCTCCTTCGTTTTCGGCGTCGCCGAGCTTCCCCTAGAGTGGTGA
- a CDS encoding DUF4287 domain-containing protein yields MALHHSEETHQNLVARIPHATGRELPEWFKAMEAGPTFLRFDDRVNWLRDEYGLAHGHATAIVHESDLQRAQRCFD; encoded by the coding sequence ATGGCTCTACACCACTCCGAAGAGACACATCAGAACCTCGTCGCGCGGATCCCCCACGCGACCGGACGTGAACTCCCTGAGTGGTTCAAAGCCATGGAAGCAGGACCAACGTTCCTACGCTTCGATGACCGGGTGAACTGGCTGCGCGACGAGTACGGTCTCGCGCACGGACACGCGACGGCGATCGTGCACGAGTCGGATCTCCAGCGCGCACAGCGCTGCTTCGACTAG
- a CDS encoding phosphotransferase — MEASEVRRAVAAAMSLASELGLAVDDAIVLSDSNRLVIRLTPCDVVARVAPITHFASAEQEVDLVRRLARLDGPVAGLDARVEPRVFVRDGFKIAMWAYFEPVPSRTLPPAEYAQALARLHAGLRRIEVPTPHVMDRVAATQRDVASRAVTPDLADPDRALLADTLRDLGQAIVDRQAPEQLLHGEPHPGNLLDTKNGPLFIDFENTAHGPVEYDLAWVPSEVSQHYPDADQDLVGECRGIVIAIVAMHRWSRGDQHPSGRKSGVAFLHVLRAGPPWPALDDVVW; from the coding sequence ATGGAAGCAAGTGAAGTGCGGCGTGCGGTGGCTGCGGCGATGTCGCTCGCCTCAGAACTCGGCCTGGCCGTCGACGACGCGATCGTTCTCAGCGACTCCAACCGACTCGTCATCCGGCTGACGCCCTGCGACGTCGTAGCGCGAGTCGCGCCCATAACGCATTTCGCCAGCGCGGAACAAGAAGTCGACCTCGTGCGACGGCTGGCGCGGCTGGACGGTCCGGTCGCCGGGCTCGACGCTCGGGTCGAACCACGTGTCTTCGTGCGGGACGGCTTCAAGATCGCCATGTGGGCGTATTTCGAACCGGTGCCGTCTCGAACGCTTCCGCCGGCCGAGTACGCGCAGGCGCTCGCACGTCTTCACGCCGGCCTGCGGCGGATCGAGGTCCCGACGCCGCACGTCATGGATCGAGTGGCTGCTACCCAACGAGACGTTGCCAGCCGTGCCGTCACTCCCGACCTTGCGGATCCGGACCGGGCGCTGCTCGCCGACACGCTGCGCGATCTGGGCCAAGCAATCGTCGACCGGCAGGCCCCCGAACAGCTGCTGCACGGCGAGCCGCACCCGGGGAACCTCCTCGACACGAAGAACGGGCCGCTGTTCATCGATTTCGAGAACACCGCCCACGGGCCCGTCGAGTACGACCTGGCTTGGGTGCCCAGCGAGGTCAGCCAGCACTATCCCGACGCCGACCAAGATCTGGTCGGCGAGTGCAGGGGGATCGTGATCGCGATCGTCGCGATGCATCGCTGGAGTCGCGGCGACCAACACCCGAGCGGCAGAAAATCAGGAGTGGCGTTCCTCCACGTCCTGCGGGCGGGTCCCCCGTGGCCGGCCCTCGACGACGTCGTCTGGTAG
- a CDS encoding epoxide hydrolase family protein, which translates to MLRLERLSHSFESFEIAVPEAAISDLHARLAATRWASELAGVGWSRGVPVDYLRGLADHWATAYDWRAWEQRLNAYPQSRTTIDGQPIHFLHVRSPNEDALPLILTHGWPGSVVEFLEVIEPLSDEFHLVIPSLPGFGFSTPLSGPGWNHERIARAWAELMARLGYERYGAAGGDTGSLVSPDLGRVAPEHVVGVHINGGLRSPEGAEELSPERGAFAEYVRAEGTGYAAVQSTRPQTVAYALTDSPAGLLAWLVEKFKEWTDPAHELPEDAIDRDHLLTDVSLYWFTETAASSAQLYYEVRMAEAAGVDTSISGVPTGVAVFPTDPAIRRLVEREHNVVHWSEFDRGGHFAAMEAADLLVADLREFFRSLR; encoded by the coding sequence CTGCTTCGACTAGAGCGTCTGAGCCACTCTTTCGAGTCCTTCGAGATCGCGGTCCCCGAGGCCGCGATCTCTGACCTTCACGCCCGGCTGGCGGCCACCCGCTGGGCTTCGGAGTTGGCGGGCGTCGGCTGGTCGCGCGGCGTCCCGGTCGACTACCTGCGCGGGCTCGCCGACCATTGGGCGACGGCGTACGACTGGCGTGCCTGGGAGCAGCGGCTCAACGCGTACCCGCAGTCCCGCACGACCATCGACGGGCAGCCGATCCACTTCCTGCACGTCCGGTCGCCGAACGAGGACGCGCTGCCGCTGATCCTCACGCACGGCTGGCCGGGCTCGGTCGTGGAGTTCCTCGAGGTGATCGAGCCGCTCAGCGACGAGTTCCACCTGGTGATCCCGTCCCTGCCCGGCTTCGGCTTCTCCACGCCGCTGTCCGGCCCGGGCTGGAACCACGAGCGGATCGCCCGCGCCTGGGCCGAGCTGATGGCGCGGCTCGGGTACGAGCGGTACGGCGCCGCGGGCGGCGACACCGGCTCGCTCGTCTCGCCCGACCTCGGCCGCGTCGCCCCTGAGCACGTCGTCGGCGTCCACATCAACGGCGGCCTCCGCTCTCCCGAAGGCGCGGAGGAGCTGTCTCCAGAGCGGGGGGCGTTCGCGGAGTACGTACGCGCCGAGGGCACCGGGTACGCCGCGGTGCAGTCGACCCGCCCGCAGACCGTCGCGTACGCGCTCACCGACTCCCCCGCAGGCCTGCTCGCCTGGCTGGTGGAGAAGTTCAAGGAGTGGACCGACCCGGCGCACGAGCTGCCCGAGGACGCGATCGACCGCGACCACCTGCTCACCGACGTGTCGCTGTACTGGTTCACCGAGACCGCGGCGTCGTCCGCGCAGCTCTACTACGAGGTCCGGATGGCCGAGGCGGCCGGCGTCGACACCTCGATCTCCGGCGTCCCGACCGGGGTCGCGGTGTTCCCGACCGACCCGGCGATCCGGCGGCTGGTGGAGCGCGAGCACAACGTCGTGCACTGGTCGGAGTTCGACCGCGGCGGACACTTCGCGGCCATGGAAGCAGCGGACCTGTTGGTCGCTGATCTCCGGGAGTTCTTCCGTTCGTTGCGCTGA
- a CDS encoding Bax inhibitor-1/YccA family protein, translating into MHSKNPVFARKDGAFKSAGYAAQAQGMSADQLRDMYTAPSYQGPQGAKGAMTIDDVVARTAMTLGTVILVAGATWYFTNPNGLYLIGAALVGLGIGFFISLKHVTNPAVILGYAAVEGIFVGQASELLDAYASRGLGSSGIVPQAVLGTLCAAAGMLALYKFRVIRVTGKFKRFVIGLTAGFFLLVMANLVLSLFGLNLGLSGLGGIGLIFAIIGVALACFNLLLDFDYVEQGIKSGAPEKDAWFAAFGLTVTMVWLYIELLRIFAILRGDD; encoded by the coding sequence ATGCACAGCAAGAACCCCGTCTTCGCTCGGAAGGACGGCGCCTTCAAGAGCGCGGGCTACGCCGCCCAGGCGCAGGGCATGTCCGCCGACCAGCTTCGCGACATGTACACGGCGCCGTCGTACCAGGGACCCCAGGGCGCCAAGGGCGCGATGACGATCGACGACGTCGTCGCGCGGACCGCGATGACGCTCGGCACGGTGATCCTCGTCGCCGGCGCGACCTGGTACTTCACCAACCCCAACGGCCTCTACCTGATCGGCGCCGCGCTGGTCGGGCTCGGCATCGGCTTCTTCATCAGCCTCAAGCACGTCACGAACCCGGCGGTGATCCTCGGGTACGCGGCGGTCGAGGGCATCTTCGTCGGCCAGGCGAGCGAGCTGCTCGACGCGTACGCGTCCCGCGGCCTCGGGTCGAGCGGCATCGTGCCGCAGGCCGTCCTCGGCACGCTGTGCGCGGCGGCCGGCATGCTCGCGCTGTACAAGTTCCGCGTGATCCGGGTGACGGGCAAGTTCAAGCGCTTCGTCATCGGCCTCACCGCGGGCTTCTTCCTGCTGGTGATGGCCAACCTGGTGCTGAGCCTGTTCGGCCTGAACCTGGGTCTGTCCGGCCTCGGCGGCATCGGCCTGATCTTCGCGATCATCGGCGTGGCCCTGGCGTGCTTCAACCTGCTGCTCGACTTCGACTACGTCGAGCAGGGCATCAAGTCCGGCGCCCCGGAGAAGGACGCCTGGTTCGCGGCGTTCGGCCTCACGGTCACGATGGTGTGGCTGTACATCGAGCTCCTGCGCATCTTCGCCATCCTGCGCGGCGACGACTAG
- a CDS encoding VOC family protein, producing the protein MSNDTVTWFEVASDDAKATEEFYGELFGWTFASDPNSAAEGMDYRLISYRGAQAPSGGFMVTGGQLPNHAVFYVQVADIKDACERAEKLGATVVHASPDSSTPFAYLKDRSGNQFAIFTPGSK; encoded by the coding sequence ATGAGCAACGACACTGTGACGTGGTTCGAGGTCGCGAGCGACGACGCCAAGGCCACCGAGGAGTTCTACGGCGAGCTGTTCGGCTGGACGTTCGCGTCCGACCCGAACTCGGCGGCCGAGGGGATGGACTACCGGCTGATCTCCTACCGCGGCGCGCAGGCCCCGAGCGGCGGCTTCATGGTGACCGGCGGGCAGCTGCCGAACCACGCGGTGTTCTACGTCCAGGTCGCCGACATCAAGGACGCCTGTGAGCGGGCAGAGAAGCTCGGCGCCACGGTCGTCCACGCCTCGCCGGACTCCTCGACGCCGTTCGCGTACCTGAAGGACCGCTCCGGCAACCAGTTCGCCATCTTCACGCCGGGGTCGAAGTAG
- a CDS encoding PPOX class F420-dependent oxidoreductase produces MSPQIATETKLSRAEVLEFLRPRHRGILATTRRDGRPQLSPVTLGISSNDRIVISTYPERAKARNVRRNPAVSLCVLSDGGDPWIQVDGTGRVLDLPAAMDGLVDYYRCISGEHPDWDEYRAAMERQAKCLLEIDIESWGPQAQGGFPARLVTAD; encoded by the coding sequence ATGAGTCCCCAGATCGCTACCGAGACCAAGCTGAGCCGCGCCGAGGTGCTCGAGTTCCTGCGGCCGAGGCACCGCGGCATCCTCGCGACCACGCGCCGCGATGGGCGGCCGCAGTTGTCTCCCGTCACGCTCGGCATCAGCTCGAACGACCGCATCGTGATCTCGACGTACCCCGAACGCGCGAAGGCCCGCAACGTCCGGCGCAACCCGGCCGTCAGCCTGTGCGTGCTGTCCGACGGCGGCGACCCGTGGATCCAGGTCGACGGCACCGGACGCGTCCTCGACCTGCCCGCCGCGATGGACGGCCTGGTCGACTACTACCGCTGCATCAGCGGCGAGCACCCCGACTGGGACGAGTACCGCGCGGCGATGGAACGGCAGGCCAAATGCCTGCTGGAGATCGACATCGAGAGCTGGGGACCGCAGGCACAAGGAGGCTTTCCCGCACGCTTGGTAACGGCAGATTGA
- a CDS encoding calcineurin-like phosphoesterase C-terminal domain-containing protein gives MLIAAGALSVVAAGAQLAEPRATAVAAPAPNAAAALPSDPARPPESRLKPSAQVDYVGKVQVVPAAEHSKAETETVSGVVFHDLNRDGKRQLREPGIKGVTVANGRDVATTDRDGRYALPALADMSVFVTKPANYAVPLDEDGIPQMSYQHKPAGSPKLRFGGLAPTGPLPAAINFPMVPTKVTKKFDCAIMGDTQPYSNNEVGYVRDTVTKDLVGSDLSKTECMLILGDVVGDDLGLLPRFKDMMSVLGLPQYYVYGNHDMDWDAKSDADAADTWRREYGPPYFSFDIGEVHFVVIDNLIYPCTAEDLPPNCKNPNSNYAGRVADQQLEWLKNDLARVPKNKLVVLNHHVPLVSFIDNEQLPHQTANANAIYKLLEGRPALDLSGHTHTLENMIPGESYKGWKGAVGVEKAPIHHIVAGAPSGAWWSGDLDINGVPETISRLGEPRGYHVFKFDGPKYVDTFYGSGLDPDLQMWLSFNTPQFREWFTKLRAWTAENPPTSGKVPPVNFNDLADLKLFTPADLESGVFLTANVWNSTKDSKVNVSIDGGKPFALTRTQEGNGEAIKLGVDYADPFSAVRQLQVARYGFQSTSGNPRAQGFETGRGDKAGPGVPQSGSPSYIAEKSSHLWRVKMPVGLEIGTHVAQIWFKDRYGQKFSDEMIFEVREQRPPQFWRTEPWETETAAETSARVENGMPR, from the coding sequence GTGCTGATCGCCGCCGGAGCGCTCAGCGTCGTCGCCGCGGGGGCACAGCTCGCCGAGCCGAGGGCGACCGCCGTCGCCGCTCCGGCCCCCAACGCAGCAGCCGCCCTGCCGAGCGACCCGGCCCGCCCGCCGGAGTCGCGGCTCAAGCCGTCCGCCCAGGTTGACTACGTCGGCAAGGTGCAGGTGGTGCCAGCGGCCGAACACTCCAAGGCCGAAACCGAGACCGTGTCCGGTGTCGTCTTCCACGACCTCAACCGGGACGGCAAACGCCAGCTCCGCGAGCCCGGCATCAAGGGCGTCACCGTCGCGAACGGTCGCGACGTCGCGACGACCGACCGCGACGGCCGGTACGCCCTGCCGGCGCTGGCTGACATGAGCGTGTTCGTCACCAAGCCGGCGAACTACGCCGTACCGCTGGACGAGGACGGCATCCCGCAGATGTCGTACCAGCACAAGCCCGCCGGATCGCCGAAGCTGCGGTTCGGTGGCCTGGCGCCGACCGGCCCGCTGCCGGCGGCGATCAACTTCCCGATGGTGCCCACGAAGGTCACCAAGAAGTTCGACTGCGCGATCATGGGCGACACCCAGCCGTACTCGAACAACGAGGTCGGGTACGTCCGCGACACCGTCACCAAGGACCTCGTCGGCAGTGACCTGTCGAAGACCGAGTGCATGCTGATCCTCGGCGACGTCGTCGGCGACGACCTCGGGCTGCTGCCCCGGTTCAAGGACATGATGAGCGTCCTCGGGCTGCCGCAGTACTACGTGTACGGCAACCACGACATGGACTGGGACGCCAAGAGCGACGCCGACGCGGCCGACACCTGGCGGCGTGAGTACGGCCCGCCGTACTTCTCCTTCGACATCGGCGAGGTCCACTTCGTCGTGATCGACAACCTCATCTACCCCTGCACAGCGGAGGACCTGCCGCCGAACTGCAAGAACCCGAACAGCAACTACGCTGGCCGGGTCGCTGACCAGCAGCTGGAGTGGCTGAAGAACGACCTGGCGCGGGTGCCGAAGAACAAGCTGGTCGTGCTCAACCACCACGTGCCGCTGGTGTCGTTCATCGACAACGAGCAGCTGCCGCACCAGACCGCGAACGCCAACGCGATCTACAAGCTGCTCGAGGGTCGGCCGGCGCTGGACCTGTCCGGCCACACGCACACGCTGGAGAACATGATCCCCGGCGAGTCGTACAAGGGCTGGAAGGGCGCGGTGGGCGTCGAGAAGGCGCCGATCCACCACATCGTCGCCGGTGCTCCGTCAGGCGCCTGGTGGTCCGGTGACCTCGACATCAACGGCGTGCCCGAGACGATCTCGCGGCTGGGCGAGCCGCGTGGGTATCACGTGTTCAAGTTCGACGGGCCCAAGTACGTCGACACGTTCTACGGATCCGGGCTCGACCCGGATCTGCAGATGTGGTTGTCGTTCAACACCCCGCAGTTCCGCGAGTGGTTCACCAAGCTGCGCGCGTGGACGGCCGAGAACCCGCCGACCTCGGGCAAGGTGCCTCCGGTCAACTTCAACGACCTGGCCGACCTGAAGCTGTTCACGCCGGCCGACCTCGAGTCCGGGGTGTTCCTGACCGCGAACGTGTGGAACAGCACGAAGGACTCCAAGGTGAACGTGAGCATCGACGGCGGCAAGCCGTTCGCGCTGACGCGTACCCAGGAGGGCAACGGCGAGGCGATCAAGCTCGGCGTGGACTACGCCGACCCGTTCTCGGCGGTGCGGCAGCTGCAGGTCGCGCGGTACGGGTTCCAGAGCACGTCGGGCAACCCGCGGGCGCAGGGCTTCGAGACCGGGCGCGGCGACAAGGCCGGGCCGGGCGTGCCGCAGAGCGGGTCGCCGTCGTACATCGCAGAGAAGTCCAGCCACCTGTGGCGGGTCAAGATGCCGGTGGGCTTGGAGATCGGGACGCACGTGGCCCAGATCTGGTTCAAGGACCGGTACGGACAGAAGTTCAGCGACGAGATGATCTTCGAGGTGCGCGAGCAGCGGCCGCCGCAGTTCTGGCGGACCGAGCCCTGGGAGACCGAGACGGCGGCGGAGACCTCCGCCCGGGTCGAGAACGGCATGCCTCGCTAG